A single region of the Anaerostipes rhamnosivorans genome encodes:
- a CDS encoding DUF4367 domain-containing protein: MSTKDKKDRNEELFDHMIKYGTSEWADDISPDDIPEEDLSNQLNQKMGTMFASARKKANRKRRFVTARRVAAVFLVFLTMASITVMSVEAFRVPVLNFIFKSNKDNNSLTEIEPTTKDPDFTFKYIPSGYHFVKKTVAENNSYFMYEYKDNNDNWISIELNSDISSKNYSAIDKTDYVQFVNNHTSYYFLQGESKQLLWYQNKFIHKISSSLSKDELLKIAVNIKYKQ, translated from the coding sequence ATGAGTACAAAAGATAAAAAAGACAGAAATGAAGAATTGTTTGACCATATGATTAAATATGGTACAAGCGAATGGGCTGACGACATCTCTCCTGACGATATTCCGGAAGAAGATCTGTCTAATCAACTAAACCAAAAAATGGGCACGATGTTCGCGTCCGCGCGAAAAAAAGCAAACAGAAAACGCCGTTTTGTCACCGCACGAAGAGTTGCTGCTGTATTTTTAGTTTTCCTTACAATGGCATCTATTACTGTGATGAGTGTAGAAGCTTTTAGGGTTCCGGTTTTGAACTTTATATTTAAAAGCAATAAAGATAATAATAGCCTAACCGAAATAGAACCTACAACTAAAGATCCTGACTTTACTTTTAAATATATACCATCAGGATATCATTTTGTCAAAAAGACCGTCGCAGAAAACAATTCTTATTTTATGTATGAATATAAAGACAATAATGATAATTGGATTTCTATAGAATTAAATTCTGACATATCATCAAAAAATTATTCTGCTATCGATAAAACAGATTATGTTCAGTTTGTAAACAACCATACCAGTTATTATTTCTTACAAGGTGAAAGCAAACAGTTACTTTGGTATCAAAATAAATTTATACATAAAATCAGTTCTAGTCTTTCAAAAGACGAATTATTAAAAATTGCTGTTAACATTAAATACAAACAATAA
- a CDS encoding RNA polymerase sigma factor — protein sequence MEMIRRKNKPPTKSAVDYIELLYNKYASKLKFVAKQYIHDDTLAEDVLQNVFEKALLYSEKIMELPEDKAFTFLYVIVRNTAYDMIKVESRNNHEELTYEDGEDSEHLIDPNDHYLEFIDLKVMRDKIEKLPTNQQTVLILHYYYGFSFLEIATLLQISELAAKKRCSLARSSLRALYEKEGLSYEYKR from the coding sequence ATGGAAATGATACGCCGGAAGAATAAACCTCCTACGAAGAGCGCTGTTGACTATATTGAATTGCTCTACAACAAGTATGCATCAAAGTTGAAGTTCGTAGCGAAACAGTATATTCATGATGACACCTTGGCTGAAGATGTACTACAAAATGTTTTCGAGAAAGCTTTGCTTTATTCTGAAAAGATTATGGAATTACCAGAAGATAAGGCATTTACATTTCTTTATGTCATAGTTCGCAACACTGCATATGACATGATCAAGGTTGAGAGCAGAAATAATCACGAAGAACTGACTTACGAGGATGGCGAAGATTCAGAACATTTAATTGATCCGAACGACCACTATCTGGAATTTATAGACTTGAAAGTAATGAGAGACAAGATTGAAAAGCTGCCGACGAATCAGCAAACTGTACTAATCTTGCACTATTACTACGGATTCAGTTTTCTGGAAATAGCTACACTTTTACAAATCTCGGAACTGGCTGCAAAGAAACGGTGCAGTCTAGCCCGCAGTTCCTTACGTGCTCTATATGAGAAGGAGGGATTGAGTTATGAGTACAAAAGATAA
- a CDS encoding PTS transporter subunit IIC → MKILKRFFIDGLSGMAQGLFATLIIGTILEQVGVLAGGNIGQLLVTGAAAAKILTGAGIGVGVASRFQEPVLVTVSAAVAGMIGAYASKIVAGTLVVKGAVALSGPGEPLGAFLAAYVGIELGRLISGRTQLDILLTPLTTILTGGAVGLFLGPWISQLMARLGDLIRWGTEQQPFLMGIVVSVLMGMALTLPISSAALGVILNLSGIAAGAAAVGCSAQMIGFAVASFRENKVGGLIAQGIGTSMLQVPNIVRKPWIWIPPILTSAILGPVSTIVLKMTNNAIGSGMGTAGLVGQIMGYKTMVAGGGSPASTAVMIIGMHIIAPALLTYFISEGMRRMGIIKQGDMKLDM, encoded by the coding sequence ATGAAGATATTAAAACGGTTCTTTATTGATGGATTGTCCGGGATGGCGCAGGGACTATTCGCAACCCTGATCATCGGCACCATATTGGAGCAGGTGGGAGTTTTAGCGGGTGGAAATATCGGACAGCTTCTCGTTACAGGCGCGGCAGCTGCAAAGATTCTCACAGGGGCAGGTATTGGAGTCGGGGTTGCTTCAAGGTTTCAGGAACCTGTATTAGTGACGGTCTCAGCAGCCGTTGCTGGTATGATCGGCGCCTATGCGTCTAAGATCGTGGCCGGGACCCTGGTGGTCAAGGGTGCAGTTGCCTTATCAGGCCCGGGTGAACCTCTGGGTGCCTTTCTGGCTGCTTATGTAGGGATTGAACTGGGGCGCCTGATTTCAGGCAGAACTCAGCTTGATATTCTGCTGACACCTCTCACTACCATTTTGACTGGCGGTGCTGTGGGATTATTTTTGGGACCATGGATCAGCCAGCTCATGGCACGTCTGGGAGATTTGATTCGGTGGGGGACTGAACAGCAGCCGTTTCTTATGGGGATTGTAGTTTCTGTACTGATGGGAATGGCACTCACTCTGCCGATTAGTTCAGCAGCCTTGGGTGTGATATTGAATCTTTCTGGAATTGCCGCCGGAGCTGCGGCTGTAGGATGCAGTGCGCAGATGATAGGATTTGCAGTGGCAAGCTTCCGGGAGAATAAAGTGGGAGGTTTGATTGCTCAAGGGATTGGGACCTCCATGCTTCAGGTTCCGAACATCGTCAGGAAGCCGTGGATCTGGATTCCGCCGATCCTCACCAGCGCGATTCTTGGTCCGGTTTCTACTATAGTATTAAAGATGACAAACAATGCAATCGGCTCTGGCATGGGCACAGCTGGGCTGGTAGGGCAGATCATGGGTTATAAAACCATGGTAGCCGGCGGGGGTTCTCCGGCTTCCACAGCGGTTATGATCATTGGCATGCATATTATTGCCCCGGCGCTTTTAACCTACTTTATATCAGAAGGGATGAGGCGTATGGGGATTATCAAACAGGGAGACATGAAGCTGGATATGTGA
- the yyaC gene encoding spore protease YyaC, with amino-acid sequence MRISDRISYFNPKSREAGTLLQADLIRRIQIQKNDSQPVVVLCVGTDRATGDCLGPLVGHQLMASSYYKVFGTLSQPVHAGNLAQTMTDIYHTYKEPFVIAVDACLGSIDHVGFVTVSSMPLFPGQGVDKELPPVGDISITGIVNYTSEANFNTIQTTRLHTVMELSSYIACGVEDSVRYFAKHAATT; translated from the coding sequence ATGCGCATTTCAGACCGAATATCCTATTTTAATCCAAAAAGCAGGGAGGCAGGGACCTTGCTGCAGGCGGATTTGATCCGCAGGATTCAAATACAAAAAAATGACAGCCAGCCAGTGGTGGTCCTCTGTGTAGGTACGGACCGTGCTACCGGTGACTGTCTTGGACCCCTTGTAGGGCACCAGTTGATGGCATCTTCTTATTATAAAGTTTTCGGAACTCTGTCTCAGCCTGTCCACGCAGGGAATCTGGCTCAGACAATGACTGACATCTACCACACTTACAAAGAACCTTTTGTGATCGCTGTTGATGCCTGCCTAGGCTCTATCGACCACGTAGGCTTTGTGACAGTGTCATCCATGCCTCTGTTTCCGGGACAGGGTGTGGATAAGGAGCTTCCTCCTGTGGGGGACATCTCCATTACAGGCATTGTAAATTATACGTCAGAAGCAAATTTTAATACAATACAGACCACAAGGCTTCACACCGTCATGGAGCTGTCCTCTTATATTGCATGTGGAGTAGAAGACTCTGTCCGGTATTTTGCGAAACACGCTGCTACAACTTAG
- a CDS encoding LysM peptidoglycan-binding domain-containing protein: MRAENQLPKNIRQIGGPVGTTKVYIEDFVVTFLKALTTDKNTFVRGAILFGEKKSIDNETVIFIRGAVEGQNIELDLDETVFDDKVWREIYQKKERFFPDLDVIGWALSRMGFSVRLNDKIKKTHFENFPGDGKVLYMTDHLEGEDAFYVYRGQDLVRQSGYYIYYEKNPMMQEYLIERNQKLKEVVSYENMLEAKRDEKIVRQFRTIVQEKQKSSKTKDRMKRFSSSAAMLLVLILAGGMFYYSRLDNGSSFGDAIHGAVETMGRGVKDNVSMDEENKGSGTTTKQLPADTQEAGGSETGTTTEQNKKTSASTRTAASATTAASATTATQKSTQTVSRSQTYVVKKGDSLVSISRKMYGTRKYMYKILDANRIGPKENIYPGQKLIIPSITK, encoded by the coding sequence GTGAGAGCAGAAAATCAGTTGCCGAAGAACATCAGACAGATCGGCGGGCCTGTAGGAACCACAAAGGTTTATATCGAAGACTTTGTAGTTACATTTTTAAAAGCATTGACGACGGACAAGAACACTTTTGTAAGAGGGGCCATATTATTTGGAGAAAAGAAAAGTATTGATAATGAAACTGTGATATTTATCAGAGGTGCTGTTGAGGGGCAGAATATAGAGTTGGATTTGGACGAGACTGTATTCGATGATAAGGTATGGAGGGAAATCTACCAGAAGAAAGAAAGGTTTTTCCCGGATCTTGATGTCATTGGATGGGCGCTTTCCAGAATGGGATTCTCAGTGCGGCTCAATGACAAGATCAAGAAGACGCATTTTGAAAACTTCCCGGGGGATGGTAAGGTTCTATATATGACAGACCATCTGGAGGGAGAGGATGCTTTTTATGTTTACCGCGGACAAGATCTTGTGCGGCAGAGCGGTTATTACATATATTATGAAAAAAACCCGATGATGCAGGAGTATCTGATCGAGAGGAACCAGAAGCTCAAGGAAGTTGTGTCATATGAGAATATGCTGGAGGCAAAACGGGATGAAAAGATTGTTCGGCAATTCCGCACGATCGTCCAGGAAAAGCAGAAGAGCAGCAAGACAAAAGATAGGATGAAGCGGTTTTCATCCAGCGCGGCTATGCTTCTGGTTTTGATCCTGGCAGGGGGAATGTTTTATTACTCCAGACTGGACAATGGTTCTTCTTTTGGTGATGCGATCCACGGCGCAGTGGAAACCATGGGAAGAGGAGTCAAAGATAATGTTTCCATGGATGAAGAAAACAAGGGATCAGGGACAACAACCAAACAGCTCCCGGCGGATACTCAGGAGGCGGGCGGCTCAGAGACAGGAACCACGACGGAGCAGAATAAAAAAACATCAGCTAGTACCAGGACGGCTGCATCGGCTACCACCGCGGCTTCTGCCACTACGGCAACACAGAAATCTACACAGACGGTCAGCCGCAGCCAGACTTATGTTGTAAAAAAAGGGGACAGCCTGGTTTCAATTTCTCGTAAGATGTACGGTACCAGAAAGTATATGTATAAGATTCTGGATGCCAACCGGATTGGGCCGAAGGAAAATATCTATCCGGGACAGAAACTAATTATTCCTAGTATAACAAAGTGA
- a CDS encoding DUF5711 family protein, giving the protein MDHRIKSGFSLYTNSREAMQNSIRKKQIRKKQRWILLGIFCVVLLAIFLAYRYRTYHSLKTEKVIAKHVDSTTKFFAYKSGSISYNEDGISFIDGDGKTIWEKAYSIKNPIVTYCGDYIVVAYKNGNEILLYDSSGKVKRFSTSYAISDVEVAEQGVIAAILQGDDENYIELYDASQKKLVTIKTTVDENGYPLDIDLSDDGKMLAVSYLVVDGLQTKNRVAFYDFGEKGQEKEDRLLAGFDFKDTVIPKIQFMGQNTVCAIGDNKTIIFNTKDTPSKQKEIIIDSRIKSVAADDSHFALVLENKKKSSKEQYLVQAYNRSGKMVMEKEIKTEFSDVYLGNDGVLFVGNYHCSMINFAGHEMYQQNFKKRIQSMAPTGKAERYLITFEDKTQLVRLR; this is encoded by the coding sequence ATGGACCACAGGATAAAATCAGGATTTTCTCTTTATACAAACAGCAGGGAAGCAATGCAGAATTCTATCCGGAAAAAGCAGATCCGGAAAAAACAGAGATGGATTCTTTTGGGTATTTTTTGTGTAGTACTGCTGGCGATCTTTCTGGCATACCGGTATAGAACGTACCATTCGCTTAAGACAGAAAAAGTCATCGCAAAGCATGTAGATTCCACAACAAAGTTCTTTGCGTATAAGAGCGGTTCCATTAGCTATAATGAAGACGGCATATCATTTATTGACGGGGACGGAAAAACAATATGGGAAAAAGCTTATTCCATTAAGAATCCGATTGTTACATACTGCGGTGATTACATCGTGGTTGCATACAAGAATGGAAATGAGATTCTTCTATATGACAGTAGCGGAAAAGTAAAAAGATTTTCTACCTCATATGCGATCAGCGATGTGGAAGTGGCGGAACAGGGCGTGATCGCTGCTATATTGCAGGGGGACGATGAAAATTATATAGAACTCTATGATGCTTCTCAAAAGAAGCTGGTGACGATCAAGACCACAGTGGACGAAAATGGTTATCCTCTGGATATTGATCTGTCAGATGACGGTAAAATGCTCGCCGTCAGCTATCTGGTAGTGGACGGACTGCAGACGAAGAACCGGGTAGCATTTTATGATTTCGGAGAAAAAGGACAGGAAAAAGAAGACAGGCTTCTGGCAGGATTTGATTTTAAGGATACGGTCATTCCTAAGATTCAGTTTATGGGCCAGAATACAGTGTGTGCCATCGGAGATAATAAGACAATTATTTTTAACACAAAGGACACACCTTCGAAACAAAAAGAGATTATAATAGATTCAAGGATCAAAAGTGTGGCTGCGGATGACTCTCATTTTGCGCTGGTCCTTGAGAACAAAAAGAAGTCTTCCAAGGAACAGTACCTGGTACAAGCATATAACCGGTCCGGCAAAATGGTTATGGAGAAGGAGATCAAGACGGAGTTCTCCGATGTGTACCTGGGTAATGACGGCGTTCTGTTTGTTGGAAACTATCATTGTTCAATGATTAATTTTGCAGGTCATGAGATGTATCAGCAGAATTTTAAAAAGAGGATTCAGTCTATGGCCCCTACGGGCAAGGCGGAACGATACTTAATTACATTTGAAGATAAAACACAGTTAGTTAGATTACGATAG
- a CDS encoding CvpA family protein, which produces MGQIILIVLLLILIFDTIRGFKRGFLKSLLLLATWLLTFAIAYSTADTIKQYVIKMFMNSKQNILTDQLAYFIAFALIVVVLKILFSILVGIISKFGDLPVIGWFNHLFGGVLGFAKGVIVVSFLLFAIYLCQYVGLQQEYSQWMQSSSLLQFMVENNPVISILKGAIPF; this is translated from the coding sequence ATGGGACAGATTATTTTAATTGTATTACTGCTGATCTTGATATTTGATACGATCAGAGGGTTTAAAAGGGGATTTCTAAAATCCCTGCTCCTCTTGGCTACATGGCTTTTGACATTTGCTATTGCCTATTCAACCGCAGATACCATAAAGCAGTACGTCATAAAGATGTTTATGAATTCGAAACAAAATATACTGACAGATCAGCTTGCATATTTTATTGCTTTTGCGCTGATCGTGGTTGTGCTTAAGATTTTGTTTTCTATATTAGTCGGTATTATCAGTAAGTTTGGGGATCTTCCTGTGATCGGATGGTTTAATCATCTGTTCGGAGGGGTTCTGGGATTCGCGAAGGGAGTGATCGTGGTATCCTTTTTGCTGTTTGCTATTTACCTTTGCCAGTATGTAGGCCTACAGCAGGAGTACAGCCAATGGATGCAGTCAAGCTCTCTGCTTCAGTTTATGGTGGAAAATAACCCGGTGATCTCGATTTTAAAGGGAGCGATTCCTTTTTAA
- a CDS encoding aminotransferase class I/II-fold pyridoxal phosphate-dependent enzyme has translation MNYPIYDKLKQLNKEDVYPFHMPGHKRQKQSIMEGDAVFALDTTEITGFDDLHHPEGMIKESMEYVRHIYGSKESYFLINSSTAGILSAVTAACRYGDKILISRNCHKSVYHAISLLGLRPVYLYPDIKQDICTGITSYQVREILNRENGIKAAVIVSPTYEGIVSDIRGIAKVLHERNVPLIVDEAHGAHFIFHSRFPESAVSQGADAVIQSLHKTLPSLTQTGLLHICGSRIRKREIEQALTTFQSSSPSYILMASIDYCVRKCAGSPQLFEDYIQNLKEIRTRLDQMRHLKLLKTDDPGKLVIQTGNTDLTGKKLFDILRMQYKMELEMSEIPYAIAMTSICDSREALDRLCSALIEIDGSLKDTEENHETFNIINELVLTPYEAKIRDRKRIRLEQAAGEISAEYVFLYPPGIPVIVPGERISGDAIKKILKYREQKMNLIGLDEEHIYTVDERV, from the coding sequence ATGAATTATCCTATTTATGATAAATTAAAACAACTGAATAAGGAAGACGTTTATCCATTTCATATGCCAGGACATAAAAGGCAGAAGCAATCTATTATGGAAGGCGATGCCGTCTTTGCGCTGGATACTACAGAAATCACTGGTTTTGATGACCTGCATCATCCGGAAGGCATGATTAAAGAATCAATGGAGTATGTCCGACATATATATGGAAGTAAGGAAAGTTATTTCCTGATCAACAGCAGCACTGCGGGGATTTTGTCGGCTGTAACTGCGGCTTGCAGATACGGGGACAAGATTCTAATCAGCAGGAATTGCCATAAGTCTGTATATCATGCGATATCCCTGCTGGGCCTTCGTCCTGTCTACTTATATCCAGACATTAAACAGGATATTTGCACTGGTATTACATCATATCAGGTTAGGGAGATTCTCAACCGGGAAAATGGGATCAAAGCTGCGGTAATTGTATCTCCCACTTATGAAGGGATCGTTTCAGATATTAGAGGGATTGCCAAAGTGCTCCATGAACGTAACGTTCCGCTGATTGTAGATGAGGCCCACGGGGCCCATTTCATATTCCACAGTAGATTTCCGGAAAGCGCGGTTTCACAGGGGGCGGATGCAGTAATCCAGAGCCTGCACAAGACTTTGCCTTCTTTGACACAGACCGGCCTTTTACACATTTGCGGCAGCCGCATAAGAAAAAGAGAAATAGAACAGGCTTTAACTACATTCCAGAGCAGCAGTCCATCCTATATTTTAATGGCATCGATTGATTACTGCGTCAGGAAATGTGCTGGCAGCCCCCAGCTTTTTGAGGATTATATACAGAATTTGAAAGAGATTCGGACAAGGCTGGACCAAATGAGGCATCTCAAGCTATTGAAAACAGATGATCCTGGAAAACTGGTGATCCAGACCGGAAATACAGATTTGACCGGAAAAAAGTTGTTTGATATTTTAAGGATGCAGTATAAAATGGAGTTGGAGATGTCCGAGATCCCGTACGCAATTGCAATGACCAGCATATGTGACTCAAGGGAGGCATTGGACCGGCTGTGCAGTGCACTGATAGAAATAGACGGCAGCTTGAAGGATACTGAAGAAAATCATGAAACTTTTAATATAATAAATGAGTTGGTTTTGACTCCTTATGAGGCAAAAATCAGGGATAGAAAACGGATACGCTTAGAGCAGGCAGCCGGAGAGATCAGTGCGGAATATGTATTTTTGTATCCTCCGGGTATTCCTGTGATCGTACCGGGAGAGAGGATTTCAGGAGACGCCATAAAGAAAATACTGAAGTACCGGGAACAAAAAATGAATCTGATCGGCCTCGATGAGGAGCATATTTATACAGTGGATGAAAGGGTTTGA
- the tmk gene encoding dTMP kinase — protein sequence MGIFITMEGPDGAGKSTQIDLLRGYLLERGYDIIVCREPGGTVISEAIREVILNKDYKNMGHMTELLLYAAARAQLVEEVIQPALEEGKVVICDRFIESSAVYQGIARGMGIDLVYEINQFAVGSTMPDITILLDIDAETGIGRKKKQAELDRMESEKLEFHKKVVEGYRLLAERDKNRMVKIDGRNSIEEIHRQIKGAVNNTLLRDGRGCDEEF from the coding sequence ATGGGAATATTTATAACAATGGAAGGACCGGACGGTGCCGGGAAGTCTACACAGATTGATTTACTAAGAGGCTACTTATTGGAGAGAGGGTATGATATAATAGTATGCAGGGAACCAGGCGGTACAGTTATCAGCGAAGCGATCCGGGAAGTCATTCTTAATAAGGATTACAAAAACATGGGGCATATGACGGAGCTTCTTTTATATGCGGCGGCCAGGGCCCAGTTGGTGGAAGAAGTGATACAGCCTGCTCTGGAGGAGGGAAAAGTGGTCATCTGTGACCGGTTTATTGAGTCCTCGGCAGTATATCAGGGAATCGCAAGAGGGATGGGAATTGATCTGGTATATGAGATCAACCAGTTTGCAGTGGGCAGCACCATGCCCGATATCACTATTCTTTTGGATATTGATGCTGAGACTGGCATCGGAAGAAAGAAAAAGCAGGCAGAACTGGACCGGATGGAATCAGAGAAGCTGGAATTCCATAAGAAGGTTGTAGAGGGTTACCGGCTTTTGGCCGAGAGAGATAAGAATAGAATGGTTAAGATTGACGGAAGGAATTCCATAGAGGAGATTCACCGTCAGATAAAGGGAGCAGTTAATAATACCTTATTAAGGGATGGAAGAGGATGCGATGAAGAGTTTTGA
- the holB gene encoding DNA polymerase III subunit delta' produces MKSFDNVVGHKKIIQHFEEAVQTGQISHAYLLNGEDGSGKMTLAKAFAKTLLCESHDGCGECTACRQVDTGNHPDLIYITHEKYEIRVDEIRKGINETIGIKPYSSDYKIYVVDDADRMNVGAQNALLKTLEEPPEYAVILLLTNNKDRLLETILSRCVCMSLGTVPEDQIREYLQKNTDADEDMVDFAVSFSLGNLGKAIHVATTKEFHDMLNEALGMLGYIHHVELHEMISYLKTLTKYKEQIYDFLDIMTDWYRDMLILKTTGSVNHLIFKDKYRQLKEQEIYITFEGLTHIMDEIQKARVRLNANVNFEVTMEMLLLTMKENGKVW; encoded by the coding sequence ATGAAGAGTTTTGATAACGTGGTTGGGCATAAGAAGATTATTCAACATTTTGAAGAGGCTGTTCAGACCGGGCAGATTTCACATGCATATCTGTTGAATGGTGAAGACGGTTCAGGAAAGATGACTTTGGCGAAGGCCTTTGCCAAAACGTTACTGTGTGAATCCCATGACGGCTGTGGTGAGTGCACGGCCTGCCGCCAGGTGGATACAGGGAATCACCCGGACCTGATTTACATTACACATGAAAAGTATGAGATCCGCGTGGATGAGATCCGAAAGGGAATTAATGAGACGATCGGCATTAAACCGTACAGCAGTGACTATAAGATCTATGTTGTGGATGATGCGGACCGTATGAATGTTGGAGCCCAGAATGCTCTGCTAAAAACGTTGGAGGAACCGCCGGAGTATGCAGTGATCCTGCTTTTGACAAACAACAAGGACCGCCTTTTGGAGACGATTCTGTCACGGTGTGTATGCATGTCACTGGGAACGGTTCCTGAGGATCAGATCCGTGAGTATTTGCAAAAGAATACAGATGCAGATGAGGACATGGTTGATTTCGCAGTGTCGTTTTCATTGGGGAATTTGGGGAAAGCTATCCATGTAGCCACAACAAAAGAGTTTCACGATATGCTCAATGAGGCACTGGGGATGCTTGGTTATATCCATCATGTTGAGCTTCATGAGATGATTTCTTATCTGAAGACATTGACTAAATACAAAGAACAGATTTATGATTTTCTTGACATTATGACAGACTGGTACAGGGATATGCTGATTCTGAAAACTACAGGGTCTGTCAATCACCTGATTTTTAAGGACAAGTACCGCCAGCTGAAGGAACAGGAGATTTATATTACATTTGAAGGCCTGACCCATATCATGGATGAGATACAAAAGGCCAGAGTACGCCTGAACGCGAACGTGAATTTTGAAGTGACCATGGAGATGTTGCTTCTTACGATGAAGGAGAATGGAAAAGTATGGTAG
- a CDS encoding PSP1 domain-containing protein, protein MVEVVGVRFRTAGKVYFFDPKKFDIKQGDHVIVETARGVEYGRVVIARKKVEKDSISDELKPVLRIATKEDREAALENMKKEKEAFSICTQKIREHKLEMKLVATEYTFDNNKVLFYFTADGRVDFRELVKDLASIFRTRIELRQIGVRDEAKMLGGIGICGRALCCSSYLSEFIPVSIKMAKEQSLSLNPTKISGVCGRLMCCLKNEQETYEYLNKKLPNIGDVVKTADGRTGEVQRVNILRQNVKLIVVDDNGDKEIVEYKLDDLNYHPKGGRKRRGKGNQKNYEN, encoded by the coding sequence ATGGTAGAAGTAGTTGGGGTGCGTTTCCGGACTGCCGGGAAAGTATATTTTTTTGACCCAAAGAAATTCGATATAAAACAGGGTGACCATGTTATTGTGGAGACTGCCCGCGGTGTGGAATACGGCAGGGTTGTCATTGCAAGAAAGAAGGTAGAAAAGGATTCTATCTCCGACGAATTAAAGCCAGTGCTGAGAATTGCCACAAAGGAAGATAGGGAAGCTGCCCTTGAGAATATGAAAAAGGAAAAAGAAGCGTTTTCAATCTGTACCCAGAAGATCCGTGAACATAAACTTGAGATGAAACTGGTAGCTACAGAGTATACGTTTGATAACAATAAGGTGTTGTTTTATTTTACGGCAGATGGAAGAGTTGACTTTAGGGAATTGGTAAAAGACCTTGCATCTATCTTTAGAACAAGGATTGAGCTTCGCCAGATTGGTGTGAGAGATGAAGCCAAGATGCTGGGAGGGATCGGAATCTGCGGTAGAGCACTGTGTTGCAGTTCTTATCTGTCAGAGTTTATTCCGGTTTCTATTAAGATGGCTAAAGAACAGAGCCTATCTCTGAATCCAACAAAGATTTCAGGGGTCTGCGGGCGTCTGATGTGCTGTCTGAAAAACGAGCAGGAGACTTACGAATATTTGAACAAAAAGCTTCCGAACATCGGGGATGTGGTGAAAACTGCGGACGGCCGTACCGGTGAAGTACAGAGAGTCAATATCTTAAGGCAGAACGTGAAGCTGATCGTAGTAGATGACAATGGGGATAAAGAGATCGTTGAGTATAAGCTGGATGACCTGAACTATCACCCAAAAGGCGGAAGAAAAAGACGGGGAAAGGGCAATCAGAAGAATTATGAAAATTGA
- a CDS encoding tRNA1(Val) (adenine(37)-N6)-methyltransferase, with the protein MKIELQDGERLDDLGIKGYQIIQKRDGFCFGMDAVLLSSFVKVKRGGKVLDLGTGTGILPILLEAKTPGRHFTGLEIQSEMARMAERSAAANGLEEKIEIVEGDITKASTIFSHDSFDVVTSNPPYMVDDHGLKNPNGAKAIARHEILCKFEDVSKAARVLLKHSGSLFLVHRSYRLAEILHCLREDGLEPKRIRFVYPYRDKESNIFLLEAVKGGRSRMKVEPPLIIYEKQGQYTKEIYEIYGWKPGEV; encoded by the coding sequence ATGAAAATTGAGCTTCAAGATGGGGAACGTCTGGACGATCTGGGCATCAAGGGTTATCAGATCATTCAAAAAAGAGATGGATTCTGTTTTGGAATGGACGCGGTTCTTTTGTCCTCCTTTGTCAAAGTAAAAAGGGGAGGGAAGGTACTGGATCTGGGTACTGGAACCGGTATTCTTCCTATTCTTCTGGAGGCTAAGACACCGGGCAGACATTTCACAGGGCTGGAGATCCAGAGTGAGATGGCCAGGATGGCAGAGAGAAGTGCTGCAGCAAACGGCCTGGAAGAAAAGATTGAGATCGTAGAAGGCGACATTACCAAGGCTTCTACGATTTTTTCACATGACAGTTTTGATGTGGTCACATCCAATCCGCCTTACATGGTTGACGATCATGGACTCAAGAATCCTAATGGGGCAAAAGCCATAGCCAGACACGAGATCCTGTGCAAGTTTGAGGATGTGTCAAAGGCTGCCAGGGTCCTTTTAAAGCACAGCGGAAGTTTGTTTTTAGTTCACCGGAGCTACCGGCTGGCAGAGATACTTCACTGCCTGAGAGAAGACGGCTTGGAACCAAAGAGGATCCGTTTTGTCTATCCCTATAGGGATAAGGAGTCTAATATTTTTCTTCTGGAGGCAGTGAAAGGCGGAAGATCCAGAATGAAGGTGGAACCGCCTTTGATCATCTATGAAAAACAGGGCCAGTATACAAAAGAAATTTACGAGATCTATGGATGGAAGCCAGGGGAGGTTTAA